The DNA segment AgcttagaaaatagaaataaaataaaaatggtgtAACTGACTCACGGCAACATGGGTTCGCAAACCTTGTAGATGGATACAAACCAGGCTTGCCAAACATCACAGACAGCACTTATTAAATCTGCTACGTGGAATGCAATATGCCTGCTGTCTAGCCCCTCCCCCGTCCCAATAAACGACTGCCCCTTTTTCTCCCAGTGTAAAAGTAGATGCTCACAGAGCAGAGGAATAACGCTTTTCCTAAGAAAGAAATCATCCATAGTCACACTACCCATTGACTCcatttagaaaattttcatcCAATTTTTTcaaaacgtttttttttttttttttgtcaagagGCCCGTGACAAACCAAGCGGGAATTCAGGATGGGCGGATAGAAGGAAGACACTCCTCTTCTTATGTGGTTAAAAAACTAtggcttgtattttttttttaacctcgtGTCTGCGCTTTTTGTGAATTATAAAATCACAAAGATAAATTTTGGGAGGGGGGGCTTCCAAGGGTTCGAGTCTCACCCACCAAAGAGCGTCTGGGAAGATGGGCGGAGCCTTGGTGTATGTGTTGCGGGGGGAACCGTTGCGTTTGGCCTTTCGTTGGACATATCGTTTGTCAATCAAGGTTGTCCAGCAAATAAGGAGCCAACTAAAGGCACGCTGGGTAGGAAATTAACGGGCAGTCTAAGTGTGAAGGGGAGGGGGCTCGCGATCCCAAGCGAGAAGAGATCTCGGGGTCTCATACTGCGCCATTCGACTGCGGCACGCTTAGGTCGGCCGTGGCTGCTGCCTGGAGAGGCCTTGCCGCCGCCACTCTCGTCCAGGCCGCCAGTGCCTCTGCCGTctcgcctccgccgccgccgccgccggagccTCGGTCCCAGCCCCATCCCGCCgtgcgctgctgctgctgccttccccgcggccgccgccgctgccgcaaGCATCCGTGAGTCATTTTCTGCCCATCTCTGGGCGCGCGCTCTCTGCGGTAGTCACCACTTAAGAGGTTTACAGGCTTTCCATATGGCTGAAGCGGATCTTAAAATGGTCTTGGAACCTGTCGCCGAGGGGGTTGCTGAAGAGGAGATGGCTAGCTCGGCTAGTGATTCTGGGGCAGAATCTGAGAGCAGTTctagcagcaggtgcagcagcaacagcagcagcagcagcaacagcagcagttgCAGCAGCCGCAGCCGCTTATATAAAAAGAGGAGGTTTCCCGAGCCTTCCAGAGGGGTTCAGCGGGCTCCACTGCGTAGAAATTTCGTGGATAGGCTACCTCAGGCAGTTAGAAATCGTGTGCAGGCACTCAGAAATATTCAAGATGAATGTGACAAGGTAGATGCCCTGTTCTTAAAGGCAATTCATGATCTTGAAAGAAAATATGCTGAACTCAATAAGCCTCTATATGATAAGCGATTTCAGATCATCAATGCAGAATATGAGCCTACAGAGGAAGAATGTGAATGGAATTCCGAGGACGAGGAGTTCAGCAGTGATGAGGAGGTGCGGGATGACAGCCCTAGTGAAATGCCTCCTTTAGAGGGTGAGGAAGATAACCCCAAAGAAACAACTGAGGTAAAAGCTGAAGAGAAGGAAGCTCTTAAAGAAGTTCCTGGGGTAAAGGCTGCAGAAGAGGAAGTTCTTGAAGAATTTCCTGAGGTAGAGACTGAAGAAAAGGATGTTCTCCAAGAAATCCCTGAGGCAAAGGCCCAAGGAGAGGAAAAAGCAGATTCTAAAGCTTGTATGCAGACACTGCCTGAAGTAAAGGAAGACTCTAAAGCAGTCCCccaggtaaaggcagaaaatgctGAACAGCCCAAAGCAGCAAAATCGAAGGCAAGGGCTCCTGCGAGAGAGACTCATAAAAGACTTCCTGAGACAAGGCCTAAAGAAAGAGTGAATCTTAAAAGAGCTAGGAAGGGAAAGCCTAAAAGAGAAGATCCTAAAGGCATTCCTGATTATTGGCTGAATGTTTTAAAGAATGTTGACAGGCTGGGGCCTATGATTCAGAAATATGACGAGCCCATTCTGAAGTTCTTGTCTGATGTTAGCCTGAAGTTCTCAAAACCTGGCCAGCCTATAAGCTAcacttttgaatttcattttctaccaAATCCATATTTTAGAAATGAGCTGCTCATGAAAACATACATAATAAAGTCAAAACCAGATCACAACGATCCCTTCTTCTCTTGGGGATGGGAAATTGAAGACTGCAAAGGCTGCAAGATAGACTGGAGAAGAGGAAAGGACGTTACCGTGACAACCACCCACAGCCGCACAACTGCTACTGGAGAAACTGAAATCTTACCAAGAGTGGTTCCTAATGCAtcattcttcaatttctttaGCCCTCCTGAGATCCCTAATATCGGGAAGCTGGAACCACGGGAAGATGCCATCCTTGATGAGGACTTCGAAATTGGTCAAATTTTACATGATAATGTTATCCTGAAATCAATCTACTA comes from the Oryctolagus cuniculus chromosome X, mOryCun1.1, whole genome shotgun sequence genome and includes:
- the NAP1L3 gene encoding nucleosome assembly protein 1-like 3, translated to MAEADLKMVLEPVAEGVAEEEMASSASDSGAESESSSSSRCSSNSSSSSNSSSCSSRSRLYKKRRFPEPSRGVQRAPLRRNFVDRLPQAVRNRVQALRNIQDECDKVDALFLKAIHDLERKYAELNKPLYDKRFQIINAEYEPTEEECEWNSEDEEFSSDEEVRDDSPSEMPPLEGEEDNPKETTEVKAEEKEALKEVPGVKAAEEEVLEEFPEVETEEKDVLQEIPEAKAQGEEKADSKACMQTLPEVKEDSKAVPQVKAENAEQPKAAKSKARAPARETHKRLPETRPKERVNLKRARKGKPKREDPKGIPDYWLNVLKNVDRLGPMIQKYDEPILKFLSDVSLKFSKPGQPISYTFEFHFLPNPYFRNELLMKTYIIKSKPDHNDPFFSWGWEIEDCKGCKIDWRRGKDVTVTTTHSRTTATGETEILPRVVPNASFFNFFSPPEIPNIGKLEPREDAILDEDFEIGQILHDNVILKSIYYYTGEVNGTYYHDGRDYGNRKYRK